In Bacillus cereus ATCC 14579, a single window of DNA contains:
- the menB gene encoding 1,4-dihydroxy-2-naphthoyl-CoA synthase yields the protein MAIEWVKEGNYEDIIYSTYNGIAKISINRPEVHNAFRPKTVMELIDAFAQARDDANVGVIILTGEGGRAFCSGGDQKVRGHGGYVGDDQIPRLNVLDLQRLIRAIPKPVIAMVAGYAIGGGHVLHIVCDLTIAADNAVFGQTGPKVGSFDGGYGAGYLARMVGHKKAREIWYLCRQYSAQEALDMGLVNTVVPLEELEAETVQWAQEILANSPMALRFLKAAFNADTDGLAGIQQLAGDATLLYYTTDEAKEGRDAFKEKRSPDFGQFPRFP from the coding sequence ATGGCTATTGAATGGGTAAAAGAAGGCAATTACGAAGATATTATTTATTCAACATACAATGGTATCGCAAAGATTTCGATTAACCGCCCTGAAGTACATAACGCATTCCGTCCTAAAACGGTAATGGAGTTAATCGACGCTTTTGCACAAGCTCGTGATGATGCAAATGTTGGCGTTATCATTTTAACAGGTGAAGGTGGACGTGCATTCTGTTCTGGCGGCGACCAAAAAGTTCGCGGTCATGGTGGATATGTAGGTGACGACCAAATCCCTCGTTTAAACGTATTAGACTTACAACGTCTAATTCGCGCAATTCCTAAACCAGTTATCGCAATGGTAGCAGGTTATGCAATCGGTGGTGGACACGTACTTCATATCGTATGTGACTTAACAATCGCTGCAGACAACGCTGTATTCGGACAAACAGGTCCTAAAGTAGGAAGCTTTGACGGTGGATACGGAGCTGGTTACTTAGCTCGTATGGTAGGCCACAAGAAAGCTCGCGAAATTTGGTACCTATGCCGTCAATATAGTGCTCAAGAAGCACTTGATATGGGCTTAGTAAACACTGTAGTACCATTAGAAGAGCTTGAAGCAGAAACAGTACAATGGGCACAAGAAATTTTAGCAAACAGCCCAATGGCACTTCGTTTCCTAAAAGCTGCATTCAACGCAGACACAGACGGTCTAGCTGGTATTCAACAACTAGCTGGAGATGCAACGTTATTGTACTACACAACTGACGAAGCAAAAGAAGGTCGCGACGCATTCAAAGAAAAACGCAGTCCGGACTTCGGTCAATTCCCTCGTTTCCCGTGA
- the menH gene encoding 2-succinyl-6-hydroxy-2,4-cyclohexadiene-1-carboxylate synthase — translation MKVTLQGVSYEYEVVGSGEPLLLLHGFTGSMETWRSFVSSWSEQFQVIVVDLVGHGKTESPENVVHYDIRNVALQMKELLDYLHIEKAHILGYSMGGRLAITMACLYPDYVHSLLLENCTAGLENEADRKERREKDDRLADKIEREDIESFVSMWENIPLFETQKRLAKNVQEAVRKERLANNPKGLANSLRGMGTGAQPSWWDELKNLKIPVLLMNGEYDEKFFRILKNIEKCISDAKFVKIHGAGHAIHVEQPEKFDTIVKGFLKTMQ, via the coding sequence ATGAAAGTAACGCTGCAAGGTGTATCGTATGAATATGAAGTAGTCGGAAGCGGGGAACCACTTCTACTTCTTCATGGTTTTACGGGAAGCATGGAAACGTGGCGTTCTTTTGTCTCTTCATGGAGTGAGCAGTTTCAAGTTATTGTAGTGGATCTTGTTGGACACGGAAAGACTGAGAGTCCTGAAAATGTTGTGCATTATGACATCCGAAATGTGGCATTGCAAATGAAAGAACTATTAGATTACCTTCATATTGAAAAAGCACATATACTTGGCTATTCAATGGGCGGTAGATTGGCGATTACGATGGCATGTCTATATCCAGATTATGTACACTCTCTTTTATTAGAAAATTGTACAGCTGGGCTCGAAAACGAAGCAGATAGAAAAGAACGTCGTGAAAAAGATGATCGACTTGCCGATAAAATTGAGCGAGAAGACATAGAAAGTTTTGTATCCATGTGGGAAAATATTCCGCTTTTTGAAACGCAAAAACGTTTAGCAAAAAACGTACAAGAAGCGGTGCGAAAAGAACGACTTGCTAACAATCCAAAAGGACTTGCAAATAGCTTGCGGGGCATGGGAACGGGGGCTCAGCCTTCATGGTGGGATGAGCTGAAAAACTTAAAAATACCTGTTCTTTTAATGAACGGAGAGTATGATGAAAAGTTCTTTCGTATATTAAAAAATATTGAAAAATGCATCTCTGACGCGAAATTTGTCAAAATTCATGGTGCTGGCCATGCAATTCATGTGGAACAACCGGAAAAGTTTGATACAATAGTAAAGGGATTTCTAAAAACTATGCAGTGA